A single window of Planctomycetia bacterium DNA harbors:
- the uup gene encoding ABC transporter ATP-binding protein encodes MPLVTLRNIALRFGGPPLLDDVTCHVEAGQRIGLLGRNGAGKTSLMRLLAGVIQPDAGAVEFAPGTRAALLQQDVPENLTGNVPDIVATGLPAAAAADAWRQEQAVAEIISRMRLDGDAAFAPLSAGLKRRVLLARALVGAPDLLLLDEPTNHLDIDAVEWLEGFLRRWRGTLMFVTHDRTFLRRMADRIVEIDRGRIFDWSCDYDTFLVRKEEALAAEEQQNALFDKKLAAEEVWIRTGIKARRTRNEGRVRALEAMRRERGGRRTAPGRVQLAIQEADRSGALVAALEDVSLVRGTRPIITGFSTMVMRGDRIGIIGPNGSGKTTLLRLLLGQLDPTSGSVRRGTNLRIAFFDQLRDQLDDEKSVADNVADGYETVQIGGRPRHVVGYLQDFLFTPERTRTAVKFLSGGERNRVLLARLFAKPANLIVLDEPTNDLDAETLEMLEERLVDFAGTVLVVSHDRSFLDNVVTSTLVFEPAAGAGGYRIKEYVGGYSDWLRQRGPETAAATPRPAQASAARSPAGSGAEPRKRSFKEQRELDSLPAVIETLETEIAALHAALAKPGYYKQPGDVLARDQARLRDLESRLGTAFGRWEALEAAGS; translated from the coding sequence ATGCCGCTCGTCACCCTCCGCAACATCGCGCTCCGCTTCGGCGGCCCGCCGCTCCTCGACGACGTCACCTGCCATGTGGAGGCCGGGCAGCGGATCGGGCTCCTCGGCCGCAACGGCGCCGGCAAGACGTCGCTGATGCGGCTTCTGGCCGGTGTCATCCAGCCTGACGCAGGCGCCGTGGAGTTCGCGCCCGGAACGCGGGCCGCGCTCCTCCAGCAGGACGTGCCCGAAAACCTGACCGGCAACGTTCCCGATATCGTCGCCACCGGCCTGCCGGCGGCCGCGGCCGCCGACGCCTGGCGGCAGGAGCAGGCCGTCGCGGAGATCATCTCCCGGATGAGGCTCGACGGCGACGCCGCCTTCGCCCCCCTGTCGGCCGGTCTCAAGCGCCGCGTCCTTCTCGCTCGGGCCCTTGTCGGCGCACCCGACCTCCTCCTCCTCGACGAGCCCACGAACCATCTCGACATCGACGCGGTCGAGTGGCTGGAGGGGTTTCTGCGCCGCTGGCGCGGCACGCTGATGTTCGTGACGCACGACCGGACCTTCCTGCGCCGCATGGCCGACCGGATCGTGGAGATCGACCGCGGCCGGATCTTCGACTGGTCGTGCGACTACGACACGTTTCTCGTCCGCAAGGAGGAGGCGCTGGCCGCGGAGGAGCAGCAGAACGCCCTGTTCGACAAGAAGCTCGCCGCCGAGGAGGTCTGGATCCGCACCGGCATCAAGGCCCGCCGGACCCGCAACGAGGGGCGGGTCCGGGCCCTGGAGGCGATGCGTCGCGAACGGGGTGGCCGGCGGACCGCCCCGGGCCGCGTGCAGCTGGCGATCCAGGAGGCGGACCGCAGCGGCGCCCTCGTGGCGGCGCTGGAAGACGTGTCGCTGGTGCGCGGCACGCGGCCGATCATCACGGGGTTTTCCACGATGGTGATGCGCGGCGACCGCATCGGCATCATCGGCCCCAACGGCTCCGGCAAGACGACGCTCCTCCGGCTGCTGCTCGGTCAGCTCGACCCCACGTCGGGCAGCGTGCGCCGCGGCACCAATCTGCGGATCGCCTTCTTCGACCAGCTCCGCGACCAGCTCGACGACGAGAAGAGCGTGGCCGACAACGTTGCCGACGGCTACGAGACGGTGCAGATCGGCGGCCGGCCGCGGCATGTCGTCGGCTACCTGCAGGATTTTCTCTTCACCCCCGAGCGGACGCGGACGGCAGTGAAGTTTCTCTCCGGCGGGGAGCGCAACCGGGTCCTGCTCGCCCGGCTGTTCGCCAAGCCGGCGAACCTGATCGTGCTCGACGAGCCGACCAATGATCTCGACGCGGAGACCCTGGAGATGCTCGAGGAACGGCTCGTCGACTTCGCCGGCACCGTGCTCGTGGTCAGCCACGACCGCTCGTTCCTCGACAACGTGGTGACGAGCACGCTCGTGTTCGAGCCGGCGGCCGGGGCCGGTGGATATCGCATCAAGGAATACGTCGGCGGTTACTCCGACTGGCTGCGGCAGCGCGGCCCCGAGACGGCCGCCGCGACGCCGCGGCCGGCGCAGGCCAGCGCCGCGCGGTCGCCGGCCGGCAGCGGCGCCGAACCGCGCAAGCGGTCGTTCAAGGAGCAGCGCGAGCTCGACTCCCTGCCGGCGGTCATCGAGACCCTGGAGACCGAGATCGCCGCCCTGCACGCCGCGCTGGCAAAACCGGGGTATTACAAGCAGCCGGGAGACGTGCTGGCCCGCGATCAGGCCCGGCTGCGCGACCTCGAGTCCCGTCTCGGCACGGCATTCGGCCGCTGGGAGGCGCTCGAGGCCGCCGGCAGCTGA
- a CDS encoding sulfatase: MKGLARGVDRRGFLTVGAIGGLGLSLGDFFRLGAARASAGQPPRQGVATSVIYIYLPGGFAHQETFDPKPFAPVEYRGPLGSIDTALPGVRFGELLPHTARIADKLAICRSLTHGEAAHERGTHNMFTGYKPSPALQYPSIGSVIAHEFGPRDNLPAYVCIPSVPNEFAGSGYLSTAYSGFSVGADPADKAFKVRDLNLPDGIDTGRFETRRRMLDVVNEHFRHKEQSDALDALDTFYQQAYGLISSAAAQAAFDMAREPDAIKDEYGRNQAGMRMLLARRLVESGVRFVTLTYGGWDHHDAIADNMRRNAPAFDQGFATLIRDLDRRGLLASTLVCVGTEFGRTPKINPTAGRDHWPKVFSIVMAGGGIKAGIVHGSSNATASEPEDDPLSVEDWATTIYDRLGIDAHKELMAPGGRPIEIVDGGKVRPQLLS; encoded by the coding sequence ATGAAGGGCCTCGCACGCGGCGTCGACCGCCGCGGATTCCTCACGGTCGGCGCCATCGGCGGACTCGGCCTCTCGCTCGGAGACTTCTTCCGCCTCGGGGCGGCGCGGGCCTCCGCGGGCCAGCCTCCCCGGCAGGGTGTCGCCACGTCGGTGATCTACATCTATCTGCCCGGCGGATTCGCCCACCAGGAGACGTTCGATCCCAAGCCCTTCGCGCCGGTCGAATACCGGGGCCCGCTGGGCAGCATCGACACCGCCCTGCCGGGCGTGCGGTTCGGCGAACTGCTGCCGCACACCGCCCGGATCGCCGACAAACTCGCGATCTGCCGCTCGCTGACGCACGGGGAAGCCGCCCACGAGCGCGGCACCCACAACATGTTCACGGGCTACAAGCCGAGCCCGGCCCTCCAGTACCCGAGCATCGGCTCCGTGATCGCGCACGAGTTCGGACCGCGGGACAACCTGCCGGCCTACGTCTGTATCCCGAGCGTCCCCAACGAATTCGCCGGCTCGGGCTACCTGTCGACCGCCTATTCGGGATTCAGCGTCGGTGCGGATCCAGCCGACAAGGCATTCAAGGTGCGCGACCTCAACCTGCCCGACGGCATCGACACCGGCCGCTTCGAAACGCGCCGCCGGATGCTCGACGTGGTCAACGAGCACTTCCGCCACAAGGAACAGAGCGACGCGCTCGACGCCCTCGACACCTTCTACCAGCAGGCCTACGGACTGATCAGTTCCGCCGCGGCGCAGGCGGCCTTCGACATGGCGCGGGAGCCCGACGCCATCAAGGACGAATACGGCCGCAACCAGGCCGGCATGCGGATGCTGCTCGCCCGGCGGCTCGTCGAGTCGGGCGTGCGGTTCGTCACGCTCACCTACGGCGGTTGGGACCACCACGACGCCATCGCGGACAACATGCGGAGGAACGCCCCGGCATTCGACCAGGGATTCGCAACGCTGATCCGCGACCTCGACCGCCGCGGACTGCTGGCCAGCACGCTGGTCTGCGTGGGGACGGAGTTCGGCCGCACGCCCAAGATCAACCCCACCGCGGGCCGCGACCACTGGCCAAAAGTGTTCTCGATCGTCATGGCCGGCGGCGGCATCAAGGCCGGCATCGTGCACGGCTCGAGCAACGCCACCGCCAGCGAGCCGGAGGACGACCCGCTTTCCGTCGAGGACTGGGCCACAACCATCTACGATCGGCTCGGCATCGACGCCCACAAGGAACTGATGGCGCCCGGCGGCCGGCCCATCGAGATCGTCGACGGCGGCAAGGTGCGGCCGCAGTTGCTCTCCTGA
- a CDS encoding surface protein: MFHPAHACRRRPAHAGATLILLAAATAAAGARADQPAAGAAPAAATVHVFPPTVHLSTARDRQSLVVQVVEGDGITRDVTRTATLAVADPATVRLENTTLHPLADGDTTLTVTVAGTQVTVPVHVERAGEDPRLDFRLDVMPVFMRSGCNAGSCHGAARGKDGFRLSLFGFDPEADYHRLTREMPGRRINRALPDESLLLTKATNSVPHGGGIRLTPGDEHHATLTRWLKEGARNDPGPTPAVVGVDLFPPEAVLDGPGATQQLAVRARYADGTDRDVTALAVFLTSNDDAAAVTAGGLVSAGNRGEAFVMARFESHTVGSHCITLPAGHAFTWANPPAANAIDDLIHRKLRKLRINPSGLCSDEEFLRRASLDICGVLPSADEYRSFMTSSDPQKRAHLVDQLLSRKEFVDLWVMKWSELMMIRTVANAVSYKAMLLYSNWLQERIEANTPIDALVRELLSAKGGTFTEPETNYFQHERDTLKTAENVAQVFMGMRIQCAQCHNHPFDRWTMDDYYGFASFFAHIGRKAGEDPRETIVFDAGRGDVKHPVGGRVVPPKFLGGAAPDCRGRDRRAVLAEWLASPDNEHFGRNLVNIVWAHFFGVGIVDAVDDVRVSNPPANAPLLDALARSFVASKYDFKRLVREICTSHAYQRSTQANDTNAGDERNFSKARLRRIRAEVLLDMVTGATATQNKFKGLPLGARAVQIADGNTSTYFLSTFGRATRGSACSCEVKMEPNLSQALHLLNGDTVQQKIAAGGVVKHLLAEKRTPEQVIEELYLRTLTRLPTDKERAALLEVVADPTAKDPTAKDPTAKDPTAKDPTAKDPTAKDPTAKDPTAKDPAAQDPAAQDPAAQDPAAVQRNLEDGFWAILNSREFVFNH, translated from the coding sequence ATGTTCCACCCAGCACACGCCTGCCGCCGGCGGCCCGCCCACGCGGGTGCCACTCTGATCCTGCTCGCCGCGGCGACGGCGGCCGCCGGAGCCCGGGCCGATCAGCCGGCCGCCGGGGCGGCGCCGGCCGCGGCGACGGTGCATGTGTTTCCACCGACCGTCCATCTCTCGACGGCCCGCGACCGGCAGTCGCTGGTCGTACAGGTGGTGGAAGGCGACGGGATCACGCGCGACGTGACGCGGACGGCAACGCTCGCGGTCGCAGATCCCGCCACGGTGCGGCTCGAAAACACAACGCTCCACCCGCTGGCCGACGGCGACACCACGCTCACGGTCACCGTCGCCGGCACGCAGGTGACCGTGCCGGTGCACGTCGAGCGGGCCGGCGAGGACCCGCGTCTCGACTTCCGGCTCGACGTGATGCCGGTCTTCATGCGGAGCGGCTGCAACGCCGGCAGCTGCCACGGCGCCGCGCGGGGCAAGGACGGCTTTCGGCTCTCACTCTTCGGCTTCGATCCCGAGGCCGACTACCACCGGCTCACCCGCGAGATGCCCGGACGCCGCATCAACCGCGCGCTGCCGGACGAGAGCCTCCTGCTCACCAAGGCGACCAACTCCGTGCCGCACGGCGGCGGTATCCGGCTCACGCCGGGTGACGAACACCATGCCACGCTCACGCGCTGGCTGAAGGAGGGCGCCCGCAACGACCCCGGTCCCACGCCGGCCGTCGTCGGCGTCGACCTGTTCCCGCCGGAGGCCGTCCTCGACGGGCCCGGGGCCACGCAGCAGCTCGCGGTGCGGGCCCGCTACGCCGACGGCACCGACCGCGACGTGACGGCCCTGGCCGTGTTCCTCACCAGCAACGACGACGCGGCCGCCGTCACTGCGGGCGGGCTCGTCAGCGCGGGCAACCGCGGCGAGGCCTTCGTGATGGCCCGCTTCGAGAGCCACACCGTGGGCAGCCACTGCATCACCCTCCCCGCGGGCCACGCCTTCACCTGGGCGAACCCGCCGGCGGCGAACGCCATCGACGACCTGATCCATCGCAAGCTGCGGAAGTTGCGGATCAATCCGTCGGGCCTGTGCAGCGACGAGGAGTTCCTGCGTCGGGCGAGCCTCGACATCTGCGGCGTGCTCCCCAGCGCCGACGAATACCGCTCCTTCATGACGAGCAGCGACCCGCAGAAGCGGGCCCACCTCGTCGACCAGCTCCTGTCCCGGAAGGAGTTCGTCGACCTGTGGGTGATGAAGTGGTCGGAGCTGATGATGATCCGCACCGTCGCCAACGCGGTCAGTTACAAGGCGATGCTCCTGTACTCCAACTGGCTGCAGGAGCGGATCGAGGCCAACACGCCCATCGACGCGCTGGTGCGCGAACTGCTCTCGGCCAAGGGGGGCACCTTCACCGAGCCGGAGACAAACTACTTCCAGCACGAGCGCGACACGCTCAAGACGGCGGAGAACGTCGCGCAGGTTTTCATGGGAATGCGGATCCAGTGCGCCCAGTGCCACAACCATCCCTTCGACCGCTGGACGATGGACGACTACTACGGCTTCGCCTCCTTCTTCGCCCACATCGGCCGCAAGGCGGGAGAGGACCCGCGGGAGACGATCGTCTTCGATGCCGGCCGCGGCGACGTGAAGCACCCCGTCGGCGGCCGGGTCGTACCGCCGAAGTTCCTCGGGGGAGCCGCACCCGACTGCCGGGGGCGGGACCGCCGCGCGGTGCTCGCCGAATGGCTGGCGTCGCCGGATAACGAACACTTCGGCCGCAACCTCGTCAACATCGTGTGGGCGCATTTCTTTGGGGTCGGCATCGTCGACGCGGTCGACGACGTGCGCGTGAGCAATCCGCCCGCCAACGCGCCGCTGCTCGACGCCCTCGCCAGGTCGTTCGTGGCATCGAAGTACGATTTCAAGCGGCTGGTGCGCGAGATCTGCACGTCGCACGCCTACCAGCGTTCGACGCAGGCCAACGACACCAACGCCGGCGATGAGCGGAACTTCTCCAAGGCCCGCCTGCGCAGAATTCGCGCCGAGGTGCTGCTCGACATGGTCACCGGCGCGACGGCCACGCAGAACAAGTTCAAGGGCCTGCCGCTCGGGGCCCGCGCCGTGCAGATCGCCGACGGCAACACGAGCACCTACTTCCTCAGCACCTTCGGCCGGGCCACGCGGGGCAGCGCCTGCTCCTGCGAGGTGAAGATGGAGCCGAACCTCTCCCAGGCCCTGCACCTGCTCAACGGCGATACGGTCCAGCAGAAGATCGCGGCCGGCGGCGTCGTGAAACACCTGCTCGCCGAGAAGCGGACACCGGAACAGGTCATCGAGGAGCTCTACCTGCGCACGCTCACCCGCCTGCCGACCGACAAGGAGCGGGCCGCGCTCCTGGAGGTCGTCGCCGATCCCACGGCCAAGGATCCCACGGCCAAGGATCCCACGGCCAAGGATCCCACGGCCAAGGATCCCACGGCCAAGGATCCCACGGCCAAGGATCCCACGGCCAAGGATCCCACGGCCAAGGATCCCGCGGCTCAGGATCCCGCGGCTCAGGATCCCGCGGCTCAGGATCCCGCGGCCGTGCAGCGGAATCTCGAGGACGGCTTCTGGGCGATCCTCAACTCCCGTGAATTCGTCTTCAACCACTGA
- a CDS encoding serine protease, protein MLPRLASAPLPTLLLAALLAAAGGVAQGSFPRLNLILPRGVPRGGDRELTFRGERLGDAEEILFHSEDGLVTKSLQPVDAAAFKAVVHVPENCPLGEQLVHVRTRSGISEYRSFWVGALGSVDETEPNGAIEQAQVVPLGSTVHGSVENEDIDHFAVDLEHGQRLAVEVEGLRLGSQRFDPFIAVLDARRFQLAAADDSTPTLQDGILSLVAPAAGRYVVQIREASYGGDNQSRYRLHIGGFPRPTAVYPAGGKAGEKLRVTFLGDAAGPITREIDVPAGPVGGIHRLFAADDGGICPSPLPVRISALGNTLEQEPNDEIRTATPGDVTRAFNGIIGQPGDVDHFRFAARKGQVFEVKCHARGLRSGLDSVLNVLRADGTGVGGNDDAKGPDSVYLFEVPEDGEYILRVTDHLDRGRADFTYRVEFQPPQPALSLSIPRVDRFSQTRQTVFVPRGNRYAVLVNATREHFDGDLVLDGSQLPAGMTMTAPVIKAGQGQVPVVFEAAADAPLSGRVIPFEARQVSAQDPQGAAGVRGRFENHADFVTGDPNNAVHYSGDVTKLAFAVVEALPFHVEIVPPQAPLVRNGSLPLKVVVRRAQGFAQPVTVELPFRPPGVGAVPSITIPPDQSEGVYQINADGKAATGTWHVSAIAMADMGGRAWVASPLTPLEVAEPFTTATLARASCVQGQPAQIACTLTQLRPFAGAARARLHGLPPETTAPELPFTKETKDLVFEVATTANSPAGNHKSVFVELVTTVNGALVRMSGGGTELQIAPPAPAAAPQAAPPQPVPAAATSPAAKPLSRLEQLRRQATGAK, encoded by the coding sequence ATGCTCCCGCGCCTGGCATCCGCCCCCCTCCCGACGCTCCTCCTCGCCGCGCTGCTCGCGGCGGCCGGCGGCGTCGCGCAGGGGTCGTTTCCGAGGCTGAATCTGATCCTGCCCCGCGGCGTGCCCCGCGGCGGCGACCGCGAGCTCACCTTTCGGGGTGAGCGGCTCGGCGACGCCGAGGAGATCCTCTTCCACTCCGAAGACGGCCTGGTGACGAAGTCACTGCAGCCGGTCGACGCCGCTGCGTTCAAGGCCGTCGTGCACGTGCCCGAGAACTGTCCGCTCGGCGAGCAGCTCGTCCACGTGCGGACGAGGTCCGGGATCTCGGAATACCGATCCTTCTGGGTGGGGGCGCTGGGCAGCGTCGACGAGACGGAGCCCAACGGCGCGATCGAGCAGGCCCAGGTGGTGCCGCTGGGCAGCACCGTGCACGGCAGCGTGGAGAACGAGGACATCGATCACTTCGCGGTGGATCTGGAGCACGGGCAGCGGCTCGCGGTCGAGGTGGAGGGACTGCGGCTCGGCAGCCAGCGGTTCGACCCCTTCATCGCGGTCCTCGACGCCAGGCGGTTCCAGCTCGCCGCGGCCGACGACTCGACGCCCACCCTCCAGGACGGCATCCTGTCCCTCGTCGCGCCGGCCGCGGGCCGCTACGTCGTGCAGATCCGCGAGGCCTCCTACGGCGGCGACAACCAGTCTCGCTACCGGCTCCACATCGGCGGCTTTCCGCGGCCGACCGCCGTCTATCCGGCCGGCGGCAAGGCTGGGGAGAAGCTGCGGGTGACGTTCCTCGGTGACGCGGCCGGGCCGATCACGCGCGAGATCGACGTGCCGGCGGGGCCGGTCGGGGGCATCCACCGGCTGTTCGCCGCGGACGACGGCGGCATCTGCCCGTCGCCGCTGCCGGTGCGGATCTCGGCCTTGGGCAACACGCTCGAGCAGGAGCCGAACGACGAGATCCGCACGGCGACCCCCGGCGATGTAACGCGTGCGTTCAACGGCATCATCGGCCAACCCGGCGACGTCGACCACTTCCGCTTCGCCGCCCGGAAGGGGCAGGTGTTCGAGGTCAAGTGCCATGCCCGCGGGCTGCGGTCGGGGCTCGATTCCGTGCTCAATGTCCTGCGGGCCGACGGCACCGGGGTGGGAGGTAACGATGACGCCAAGGGCCCCGATTCGGTCTACCTGTTCGAGGTTCCGGAGGACGGCGAGTACATCCTGCGCGTCACGGATCATCTCGACCGCGGCCGGGCCGACTTCACCTACCGCGTCGAGTTCCAGCCGCCGCAGCCCGCCCTCTCCCTGTCGATCCCGCGCGTCGACCGCTTCTCGCAGACCAGGCAGACGGTGTTCGTGCCGCGGGGCAACCGCTACGCCGTGCTGGTCAACGCGACGCGGGAGCACTTCGACGGCGACCTGGTGCTCGACGGCAGCCAGCTCCCGGCGGGGATGACGATGACGGCGCCGGTCATCAAGGCCGGCCAGGGACAGGTGCCCGTCGTCTTCGAGGCCGCAGCCGACGCACCGTTGTCGGGCAGGGTGATCCCCTTCGAGGCCCGCCAGGTCTCGGCGCAGGATCCGCAGGGCGCGGCGGGGGTCCGCGGCCGGTTCGAGAACCACGCCGACTTCGTCACCGGCGACCCCAACAACGCCGTCCACTACAGCGGCGACGTCACGAAGCTCGCCTTCGCCGTCGTCGAAGCGCTGCCGTTCCACGTCGAGATCGTGCCGCCGCAGGCGCCGCTGGTGAGGAACGGCTCGCTGCCGCTGAAGGTCGTCGTGCGTCGGGCGCAGGGCTTCGCCCAGCCCGTGACCGTGGAGCTTCCCTTCAGGCCGCCGGGCGTCGGGGCCGTGCCCTCGATCACCATTCCGCCCGACCAGTCGGAGGGGGTCTACCAGATCAATGCCGACGGCAAGGCGGCGACGGGCACCTGGCATGTCTCTGCCATCGCCATGGCCGACATGGGTGGCCGCGCATGGGTGGCGTCGCCGCTCACGCCGCTGGAGGTCGCCGAGCCGTTCACGACCGCCACACTCGCCCGGGCCTCCTGCGTGCAGGGGCAGCCGGCCCAGATCGCCTGCACGCTCACGCAGCTGCGGCCCTTCGCTGGCGCGGCGCGGGCCCGACTTCACGGCCTGCCCCCCGAGACCACGGCGCCGGAACTGCCGTTCACGAAGGAGACGAAGGACCTCGTCTTCGAGGTGGCCACCACGGCCAACAGCCCGGCCGGCAACCACAAGTCAGTGTTCGTGGAACTGGTGACGACGGTGAACGGCGCGCTGGTGCGGATGTCGGGGGGCGGCACGGAACTCCAGATCGCGCCGCCGGCTCCGGCGGCCGCCCCGCAGGCGGCCCCACCGCAGCCGGTGCCGGCGGCGGCCACTTCCCCCGCCGCCAAGCCGCTTTCGCGTCTGGAACAATTGCGCCGACAGGCCACGGGCGCGAAGTGA
- the thrS gene encoding threonine--tRNA ligase: MITVRFSDGTTAEFPPATPLTDVLHGAAKGGRPIAAVLDGRTVGLDARLPAAGSVAVEPLRAGDPRALPVMRHSAAHVMARAVMRLFEGVELAFGPTVGEGFYYDLRAARPITDEDLPAIEAEMRRIVEADEAFERVEVPRAEAIEIVRGLDQPLKVEHIETGLADHPSLSFYRQGEFVDLCRGPHVPSPGCIRAFKLTNIAGAYWKGDAANAQLQRLYGTAWFSPADLDAHLAALEEARRRDHRVLGKQLDLFTTSPLVGSGLVLWMPKGAILRGTLEAFVRDELAARGYQPVYTPHIGKIDLYKISGHYPYYADSQFKPIVMSDDEQYLLKPMNCPHHTMIYKARPHSYKDLPLRLAEFGTVYRYEQSGELGGMTRVRGFTQDDAHIFCTPEQVEQEVEGCIDFTLKVLSSLAFDTFRVRLGFRDPTSDKYVGPPERWAEAEAAIERVARRMSLPGCEPEPGEAAFYGPKIDFVINDSLGREWQLGTVQLDYNLPSAERFDCEYIGADNAKHRPVMIHRAPLGSLERFVGVLIEHFAGAFPLWLAPEQVRVIPVSEKSAAYAGQVKARLEAAGLRTGIDLAAEKLGAKIRTAQLELIPMMVVCGPRDEAAGTVSLRDRVDGDLGAMSLEAAVERLRDENARRAVRHKPKPLAMPTTSAAGSGLDY, translated from the coding sequence ATGATCACTGTTCGTTTTTCCGACGGCACGACGGCGGAATTTCCCCCGGCAACGCCCCTCACCGACGTGCTCCACGGCGCCGCCAAGGGCGGCCGCCCGATCGCCGCTGTCCTCGACGGCCGCACCGTGGGACTCGACGCCCGGCTCCCCGCTGCGGGCAGCGTGGCGGTCGAGCCGCTCCGCGCCGGCGATCCCCGCGCCCTGCCCGTGATGCGGCACTCCGCGGCCCACGTCATGGCCCGGGCCGTGATGCGGCTCTTCGAAGGCGTCGAACTGGCCTTCGGACCCACCGTCGGCGAGGGCTTTTATTACGACCTGCGCGCCGCCCGCCCGATCACCGACGAAGACCTGCCGGCGATCGAGGCGGAAATGCGCCGGATTGTCGAGGCCGACGAGGCGTTCGAGCGGGTCGAGGTGCCGCGGGCCGAGGCCATCGAGATCGTCCGCGGACTCGACCAGCCGCTCAAGGTCGAGCACATCGAGACGGGCCTCGCCGACCATCCCAGCCTGTCGTTCTACCGGCAGGGGGAATTCGTCGACCTGTGCCGCGGTCCGCACGTCCCCAGCCCGGGCTGCATCCGGGCCTTCAAGCTGACGAACATCGCCGGTGCCTACTGGAAGGGGGACGCCGCCAACGCCCAGCTGCAGCGGCTCTACGGCACGGCCTGGTTTTCCCCGGCGGATCTCGACGCCCATCTGGCGGCCTTGGAGGAGGCTCGGCGCCGCGATCACCGCGTGCTCGGCAAGCAGCTCGACCTGTTCACGACCAGCCCGCTCGTCGGGTCGGGGCTCGTGCTCTGGATGCCCAAGGGTGCGATCCTGCGCGGCACCCTGGAGGCGTTCGTCCGCGACGAGCTCGCCGCCCGCGGCTACCAGCCGGTGTACACGCCGCACATCGGCAAGATCGACCTCTACAAGATCTCCGGCCACTATCCCTACTACGCCGACAGCCAGTTCAAGCCGATCGTCATGAGCGACGACGAGCAGTACCTGCTCAAGCCGATGAACTGCCCGCACCACACGATGATCTACAAGGCCCGGCCCCACAGCTACAAGGACCTGCCGCTGCGACTGGCGGAGTTCGGCACCGTCTACCGCTACGAGCAGTCGGGGGAACTCGGCGGCATGACGCGGGTCCGCGGCTTCACCCAGGACGACGCCCACATCTTCTGCACGCCCGAGCAGGTGGAGCAGGAGGTCGAGGGCTGCATCGACTTCACGCTCAAGGTCCTCTCCAGCCTGGCCTTCGACACGTTCCGCGTCCGCCTCGGGTTCCGCGATCCGACGAGCGACAAGTACGTCGGTCCCCCGGAGCGCTGGGCCGAGGCGGAGGCGGCGATCGAGCGGGTCGCCCGGCGCATGAGCCTGCCGGGCTGCGAGCCGGAGCCGGGCGAGGCCGCCTTTTACGGTCCGAAGATCGACTTCGTGATCAACGACTCGCTGGGCCGCGAGTGGCAGCTGGGCACCGTCCAGCTCGACTACAACCTGCCGAGCGCCGAGCGGTTCGACTGCGAGTACATCGGCGCCGACAACGCCAAGCACCGCCCGGTGATGATCCACCGCGCTCCGCTCGGCTCGCTGGAACGGTTCGTGGGCGTCCTCATCGAGCACTTCGCCGGCGCGTTCCCGCTCTGGCTGGCGCCCGAGCAGGTGCGGGTCATCCCGGTGAGCGAGAAGAGCGCGGCCTACGCCGGGCAGGTGAAGGCCCGGCTCGAGGCCGCCGGCCTGCGGACGGGGATCGACCTCGCCGCCGAGAAGCTGGGGGCCAAGATCCGCACGGCGCAGCTGGAACTGATCCCGATGATGGTCGTCTGCGGGCCACGGGACGAGGCGGCCGGCACGGTCAGCCTCCGTGACCGCGTCGACGGTGACCTGGGCGCCATGAGCCTGGAGGCGGCCGTGGAACGGCTCCGGGACGAGAACGCCCGGCGGGCGGTCCGCCACAAGCCGAAGCCGCTGGCCATGCCGACCACGTCGGCAGCCGGCAGCGGGCTGGACTATTGA